Proteins from one Catenuloplanes atrovinosus genomic window:
- a CDS encoding WXG100-like domain-containing protein — MGLQLPGELISLLGILGFTWPEADETALLEMGQAWTAFSTTLDALAADAATAATTVWTQQSGGDIAAFQAWWGHEDSPAAALRDGVTAATVTGTGLMLCGMIVLGLKIAVIIQLTILAIQIAQAIATAAVTFGASLLEIPIFQALARTIISGLIDEVIAKLLEA; from the coding sequence ATGGGCCTGCAACTGCCCGGTGAGCTGATCTCCCTGCTCGGCATCCTCGGCTTCACCTGGCCCGAGGCGGACGAGACCGCGCTGCTGGAGATGGGCCAGGCCTGGACCGCGTTCTCCACCACGCTCGACGCGCTCGCCGCCGACGCCGCCACGGCCGCCACCACGGTCTGGACTCAGCAGTCCGGCGGCGACATCGCCGCGTTCCAGGCCTGGTGGGGCCACGAGGACAGCCCCGCCGCCGCCCTGCGCGACGGCGTCACCGCCGCCACGGTCACCGGCACCGGCCTGATGCTCTGCGGCATGATCGTCCTCGGCCTGAAGATCGCCGTCATCATCCAGCTCACCATCCTGGCCATCCAGATCGCCCAGGCCATCGCCACCGCCGCCGTCACGTTCGGCGCGTCCCTGCTGGAGATCCCGATCTTCCAGGCCCTGGCCCGCACCATCATCAGCGGCCTCATCGACGAGGTCATCGCCAAGCTCCTCGAGGCCTGA
- a CDS encoding EndoU domain-containing protein — MPRRRGGAGLVSAALSFLRKANRRNRPGRLPPQQRDHLFRGEIRQGTHPRVVGYHYRPGGRDFPDRRIDPASIIRPTPNGPYKAKPQILDRSVNPPVWRSKSGFGGYSTFFPDHWTPAQVDAAVPDAFARSSAVPPPYPGGPDPGLWRGSHRGVTIEGWYQRDQNGNILTDAAGNRLLGNGWPVL, encoded by the coding sequence ATGCCCCGCCGCCGGGGCGGAGCGGGCCTGGTCTCCGCCGCCCTCTCCTTCCTCCGCAAGGCCAACCGCCGCAACCGTCCCGGCCGCCTGCCCCCACAGCAGCGCGACCACCTGTTCCGCGGCGAGATCCGGCAGGGCACGCATCCACGCGTGGTCGGCTATCACTACCGACCGGGTGGGCGGGACTTTCCGGATCGCCGGATCGACCCGGCCTCGATCATCCGGCCGACGCCCAACGGCCCATACAAGGCCAAGCCGCAGATCCTCGACAGGTCGGTCAACCCGCCGGTCTGGCGGAGCAAGAGCGGGTTCGGCGGCTACAGCACGTTTTTCCCGGATCATTGGACTCCGGCGCAGGTCGACGCGGCGGTGCCGGACGCATTCGCCCGGTCGAGCGCGGTCCCGCCGCCGTATCCCGGCGGACCGGATCCCGGTCTGTGGCGGGGCTCCCACCGTGGCGTCACGATCGAAGGCTGGTATCAACGCGACCAGAACGGCAACATCCTTACCGACGCCGCCGGAAATAGACTCCTCGGCAACGGCTGGCCGGTCCTCTGA